GGGCGAGGAGCAGGGCGAGGGCGAAGGGCATGGGCGGCCGGGGGCGCTCGGTTTCGCGAGGCGGGCGGGCGGCATGTAGTACAATCGCGTTCGCCCCCTCGCGCAACGGAGAACCCCATGGCCACCCCGCAGCGGAAGCTCCGCATCATCGTCGCCAAGCCCGGGCTCGACGGCCACGATCGCGGTGCCAAGATCATCGCCCGCGCCCTCCGCGATGCCGGCTTCGAGGTCATCTACACCGGCCTGCACCAGACGCCCGAGATGATCGTCGCGACCGCGCTGCAGGAGGACGTCGACGCCGTCGGCATGTCCATCATGTCGGGCGCCCACATGACGCTCTTCCCGGCGGTGGTGGACCTCCTGCGCGAGAAGGGCGCGGGCGAGGTGGTGGTCTTCGGGGGCGGGATCATCCCGCAGGACGACGTGCCCCGGCTGAAGGAGAAGGGCGTCTCCGAGGTGTTCCTGCCCGGCGCCTCCACCCAGGTCATCATCGACTGGATCCGCGAGCACATCCGGCCCCGCGCCGAGGCGGCCTGACCGCGCCGGACCTCTCGCCCCGCGCGGCGGGCGGCGCGCCGCGGGCTTAAGGGAGTGAGCATGCCGACGCGCGTCACCGTCTACGAGGTCGGCCCGCGCGACGGGCTGCAGAACGAGGCGCGGGTCGTCCCCACGCCGGAGAAGCTCCGCCTGCTGCGGCTCCTGGCCGACGCCGGGCTGCCGCGGATCGAGGCGACGAGCTTCGTCTCCCCGAAGTGGATCCCGGCGCTGGCGGACGCCGGCGACGTGGTCGCCGCGCTGCCCCCCCGCGGCGGGCTCCGCTACCTCGTGCTGGTGCCGAACGCGAAGGGCCTCGAGCGGCTCCTCGCGGCGCGCGCCGCGGCCGGGCCGGGCGCCGCGCCGGTGGACGCGGCGGTGTTCATGTCCGCCTCCGAGTCGCACAACCAGAAGAACATCCACAAGAGCCTCGCCGAGACCTACGCCGCCTTCGAGGAGGTGGTGCCGCCCGCGCTCGCGAAGGGACTGCGGGTGCGGGGCTACGTCTCGACGGCGTTCGGCTGCCCGTACGAGGGCGCGGTGGCGCCGGAGCGCGTGGTGGAGGTGACCGAGCGCCTGCTCGCGCTCGGGTGCTACCAGGTGTCGCTCGGCGACACGATCGGGGTCGGCACGCCCAACCAGGCGCGGCGCCTGCTCGAGCTCGCCCTCGCCCGCGCCCGACCGGAGCAGCTCGCGCTCCACATGCACGATACCCGCGGCACCGCGCTCGCGAACGTGCTCGTCGGCCTCGAGGCCGGGCTCACCACCTTCGACGCCTCGGTGGGCGGGCTCGGCGGGTGCCCGTACGCGCCGGGCGCGGCCGGCAACCTCGCCACCGAGGACCTCGTCTACATGCTGCACGGCATGGGCTACGAGACCGGCGTCGACTGGCCGCTCCTCATCGCCGCGGGGGAGCTGGCGCAGCGGCTGGTGGGGCGGCCGCTGCCCGGGAAGGCGCTGCAGGCGGAGCTGGCGTCGCGCACCCTCCTCGCTGGAAAGGAAGGCTGAGATGGCCGAGTGGCTCGTCGAGGACCGCGGCGCGATCGAGGTCTGGACCATCGACGGCGCCGCGCGGCGGAACTCCATCACGCGCGCCATGCTCCAGGGGCTCCACGCCGAGCTGGCGCGCGTCGCGGCCCGCCGCGAGGTGCGGTGCGTCGTCGTGACCGGGGGAGGGGACCGCGCCTTCTGCGCCGGCGCGGACCTGAAGGAGCGGGCGCGCATGAGCGAGGAGGAGGTGCACGCCTTCCACCGCGAGCTGCGCGAGGGCCTCCTCGGCTTCGAGGCGTCACCCAAGGTGTTCCTGGCGGCGTTGAACGGCTTCGCGCTCGGCGGCGGGTTCGAGCTCGCGCTCGCCTGCGACCTGCGCGTCATGTCCAGCTCGGCCGAGCTGGGTCTGCCAGAGGTGGGGCTCGGCATCATCCCCGGCGGCGGCGGCACGCAGCGGCTCGCGCGCGCGGTGGGCGTGGCGCGGGCGAAGGACCTCGTCCTGACCGCGCGCCGGCTGGGCGCGGCCGAGGCGCTCGCGTACGGCGTCGTCACCCGGGTCGCGCCGCCGGAGCGGCTGCGCGAGGCGGCGCTGGAGATGGCGGCCGAGGTGGCGCGCAACGCGCCGGTCTCGCTGCGGCAGGCGAAGCGCGCCATCGACGGCGGCCTGCACCTGCCGCTCGCGGACGCGCTCGACCTGGAGCACCAGCTGTACCAGGACTGCCTCGGCACGAAGGACCGGCTGGAGGCGCTGGCGGCGTTCGCCGAGAAGCGGCGGCCGGTGTTCACGGGGGAGTGAGCGCTTCGGGGGGCGCGAGCTTCGGCCGACGGCGGTGAGGGTGGCGCGGGTGCCGGGCGCGGGTGCCGGACATGGGCGCGGCGCGGGGCGCGGGGGGCGCGGGTGCCGGACATCGTAGGGCGCGGGTGCCGGACATCGTCAGCCCATCGTCAGCCCCGACCTGGCGCGCCGCTTGCTCTCGCTGGCTCGCAGTGTCCCGGATCCCACGCCGCCTCCTGGTCGAGGAGAACTCCACCAACCACTGCACGTGGCGGAGCCACGGCTTCAGTCTCGTGCTCGATTGCGACGAGGCCTGCGAGAAGTTCCTCGCACTCGTCCGGAAGTACAAAGAGAAGTTCGGAATCCAGATCCTCTCTTACTGCCTCATGGGTACCCACCCGCACGTCATGTGCACGGCCACCCGCGGGCAGCGCGCCTTCAGCGACTTCTGGAAGCTCGTCAACTGGGGGTTCGCCCGCTGGTACAATCGGCGGACCAAGGGCCGCGGGCAGGTCGTCATGGAGCGCCTACGTTCCCCGCTCATCCAGGACGGCCGCCATCAGCTCGAGGTCATGCGCTACGGCGACCTCAACCCGGTGCGGGCCAAGCTGACCCGCTCGGCCGCTGCCTGGAAGTGGTCCAGCCACCGGCACTATGCCTACGGCGAGCCGAACGATCTCATCACCGACGCGCCGGAGTACCTGGCGCTCGGCGCGACCGGGCCGCAGCGCCGCAAGAACTACCTGCACCTCTTCGCGCAGCGCTTTCTGAAGCCGCTGCTGGTTCGCCGCTCCGACCTGGTCGAGGCGCCGTTCGTCGGCGAGGCCTCGTGGCTCGCCCGGCGGCTCCTCGCCTGCGGGCTCTCGCCGCCAGGCTGACGAGCTCGACGTCCGCCTGAGCGGTGCGGTGCAGCGTCGGGCTGGCTGCTGCTGGCCTGGCTTTGTCCGAGCGTCGTCCTAGCCTTCGCGCGCCACTCCTTCTGCGCGCGCCCTCGGCCGGACGAGCCTCTCTCTCCGCTTTCTGACGGCTGGTCGCTAGCCGTTCGCCCGGACATCGGCTCTCCGCGAGTTCCGGGGCCACTGGCGTTCCCCAATCCCCCTGTTTCATTGAAAGGTTCTCGTCCGGCACCGAAGCCCGAAGCAAAGGTTCTCGTCCGGCACCGAAGCCCGCCCGCCCCAGCCGCGCACCCTCGCTCGCCCGTGTGTTGCATACCGTGTAGGCGCTGTTACACGGGCCG
This Anaeromyxobacter diazotrophicus DNA region includes the following protein-coding sequences:
- a CDS encoding cobalamin B12-binding domain-containing protein is translated as MATPQRKLRIIVAKPGLDGHDRGAKIIARALRDAGFEVIYTGLHQTPEMIVATALQEDVDAVGMSIMSGAHMTLFPAVVDLLREKGAGEVVVFGGGIIPQDDVPRLKEKGVSEVFLPGASTQVIIDWIREHIRPRAEAA
- a CDS encoding hydroxymethylglutaryl-CoA lyase, encoding MPTRVTVYEVGPRDGLQNEARVVPTPEKLRLLRLLADAGLPRIEATSFVSPKWIPALADAGDVVAALPPRGGLRYLVLVPNAKGLERLLAARAAAGPGAAPVDAAVFMSASESHNQKNIHKSLAETYAAFEEVVPPALAKGLRVRGYVSTAFGCPYEGAVAPERVVEVTERLLALGCYQVSLGDTIGVGTPNQARRLLELALARARPEQLALHMHDTRGTALANVLVGLEAGLTTFDASVGGLGGCPYAPGAAGNLATEDLVYMLHGMGYETGVDWPLLIAAGELAQRLVGRPLPGKALQAELASRTLLAGKEG
- a CDS encoding enoyl-CoA hydratase-related protein → MAEWLVEDRGAIEVWTIDGAARRNSITRAMLQGLHAELARVAARREVRCVVVTGGGDRAFCAGADLKERARMSEEEVHAFHRELREGLLGFEASPKVFLAALNGFALGGGFELALACDLRVMSSSAELGLPEVGLGIIPGGGGTQRLARAVGVARAKDLVLTARRLGAAEALAYGVVTRVAPPERLREAALEMAAEVARNAPVSLRQAKRAIDGGLHLPLADALDLEHQLYQDCLGTKDRLEALAAFAEKRRPVFTGE
- a CDS encoding transposase produces the protein MSRIPRRLLVEENSTNHCTWRSHGFSLVLDCDEACEKFLALVRKYKEKFGIQILSYCLMGTHPHVMCTATRGQRAFSDFWKLVNWGFARWYNRRTKGRGQVVMERLRSPLIQDGRHQLEVMRYGDLNPVRAKLTRSAAAWKWSSHRHYAYGEPNDLITDAPEYLALGATGPQRRKNYLHLFAQRFLKPLLVRRSDLVEAPFVGEASWLARRLLACGLSPPG